A region from the Bacteroidales bacterium genome encodes:
- a CDS encoding T9SS type A sorting domain-containing protein — MKKLTLIAIVLLTGIAVKSQNYQFGYDANGNRITRDVIEIPQGKPEGKDDPKNETAKNNTTSEENSGENTGAITDNNTQNNNASESQTEKTYEASLGSQKITIYPNPTKGELKIDITNLPQATNGLILITDMQGRVIYKSQNVNSTNTLSIANESAGNYVMKIVINGKSKEWLVVKQ, encoded by the coding sequence ATGAAAAAACTAACATTAATAGCCATAGTACTGCTAACAGGCATAGCGGTTAAGTCGCAGAATTACCAGTTTGGTTATGATGCAAACGGCAACAGAATAACACGCGATGTAATAGAAATACCGCAAGGAAAACCTGAGGGAAAAGATGACCCCAAAAACGAAACAGCTAAAAACAACACTACATCGGAAGAAAACAGTGGAGAAAATACAGGTGCTATTACAGATAATAACACGCAAAATAATAATGCAAGTGAAAGCCAAACAGAAAAAACTTACGAGGCAAGTTTAGGCAGCCAAAAAATAACTATTTATCCAAACCCCACAAAAGGCGAGCTGAAAATAGATATTACAAACCTGCCCCAAGCAACCAACGGTTTAATTTTAATAACAGATATGCAGGGAAGAGTAATTTATAAAAGCCAAAATGTAAATTCCACAAACACACTAAGCATAGCAAATGAATCGGCAGGAAATTATGTAATGAAAATAGTAATAAACGGAAAGTCGAAGGAGTGGCTGGTAGTGAAGCAATGA
- a CDS encoding RHS repeat-associated core domain-containing protein: MQNNICYFTTSQFRNFTNYFSNNGNIQNKSDVNEGDYQYDATKVNAVREISSGSGETNSSHQVINYNSFNKIADISISGPVGSNTTSMYFTYGPEETRKKVETKLNGNLTKTKYYTVNYEEEKDEATGYRTKWHYIMGGDGLAAIYIYNESNSTGTMYYVLKDHLGSITGLVNDAGTLVEEYSYDAWGRRRNVSDWSYNAVPVPTLVTRGYTGHEHLDVFGLINMNGRLYDPIVGRMLSPDNFVQDATSTQGFNRYSYCLNNPLKYTDPSGDFVQYIVGGIMGAISGYQYAESFGKHGKFWYALGGAIIGAASAGIGSGIASSGAFMANTFSIAFSSITYSAGMAAMTGGKMQPSISFGVASYNFGAEDWGYLGKKHNKWYETMGYAFGAMADLQDLVAGTHGTSIDVNARPKIAGHSQSNGFYDGQDITISVGPCEDVDPKIHSDLGWEWEYVKKSLKGDPAFGENVSYIKTSDPKFLPIKISNVNGKWLLSMTNRLNANRNLLNSGNLTYGLFQGCVNYNARALLFAGIFNINAFLPVTSPMFLNLELTIRQAGIYASPYLTTH, from the coding sequence ATGCAAAACAATATCTGCTATTTCACCACTTCACAATTTCGCAACTTCACAAATTATTTTAGCAACAACGGCAACATTCAAAACAAAAGCGATGTAAATGAAGGAGATTATCAGTACGATGCTACAAAAGTTAATGCAGTTAGAGAAATCAGTTCAGGCAGTGGCGAAACTAATTCGTCTCACCAAGTAATAAATTATAATTCTTTCAATAAAATTGCTGATATTAGTATAAGCGGCCCGGTTGGAAGCAACACAACTTCTATGTACTTTACTTATGGACCCGAAGAAACTCGTAAGAAAGTTGAAACCAAGCTTAATGGCAATTTAACTAAAACAAAATACTATACTGTAAATTATGAAGAAGAAAAAGACGAAGCTACAGGTTATAGAACTAAATGGCATTACATAATGGGAGGTGATGGGTTGGCAGCAATATACATATACAATGAGTCCAACAGCACAGGTACTATGTATTACGTATTAAAAGACCACTTGGGTTCAATAACAGGATTAGTAAACGATGCAGGAACACTTGTTGAAGAATATAGCTATGATGCATGGGGAAGAAGAAGAAATGTAAGCGATTGGAGCTACAATGCAGTGCCAGTACCAACGCTTGTAACCAGAGGATACACAGGGCATGAGCATTTGGATGTATTTGGCTTGATAAATATGAACGGTCGTTTATATGACCCCATAGTAGGTAGAATGCTCAGCCCCGATAATTTTGTGCAGGATGCAACAAGTACGCAAGGATTTAATAGATATAGTTATTGTCTGAACAACCCATTAAAATATACAGATCCAAGTGGAGATTTTGTGCAGTATATTGTTGGCGGTATAATGGGGGCTATCTCTGGTTATCAATATGCTGAATCATTTGGTAAACATGGAAAATTTTGGTATGCATTAGGTGGGGCTATCATAGGTGCGGCAAGTGCTGGTATTGGTTCTGGAATTGCAAGTTCTGGCGCTTTTATGGCAAATACCTTTTCAATTGCATTTAGTTCTATTACTTATTCAGCTGGAATGGCTGCTATGACTGGAGGTAAAATGCAGCCAAGTATTAGCTTTGGAGTAGCATCATACAATTTTGGAGCTGAAGATTGGGGATATTTAGGCAAAAAGCATAATAAATGGTATGAGACAATGGGTTATGCTTTTGGTGCAATGGCAGATTTGCAGGATTTAGTTGCCGGCACTCATGGAACATCCATTGATGTTAATGCTAGACCTAAAATAGCGGGGCATAGTCAATCAAATGGTTTTTATGATGGCCAAGATATTACAATCTCTGTTGGGCCATGTGAAGATGTGGATCCAAAAATTCATAGTGATTTAGGTTGGGAATGGGAATATGTAAAAAAATCACTAAAAGGTGATCCTGCTTTTGGAGAGAATGTTTCATATATAAAAACAAGTGATCCAAAGTTTCTTCCTATAAAAATAAGTAATGTTAATGGTAAGTGGTTATTGTCAATGACAAATAGACTTAATGCCAACAGAAATCTTCTAAATTCAGGCAATTTAACATATGGTTTATTCCAAGGTTGTGTTAATTATAATGCAAGGGCATTATTATTTGCTGGAATTTTTAATATAAATGCATTTTTACCTGTAACGTCTCCAATGTTTTTGAATTTAGAATTGACTATTCGACAAGCAGGTATATATGCATCACCGTATTTAACAACTCATTAA
- a CDS encoding T9SS type A sorting domain-containing protein: MKTLTLTISIMLLSIAVKSQNYYFAYDANGNRTTREVIELPQSTPGKKDKPKDETAKNNTSEENSGENTNTITDNSTQNNNASENQTAKTYEASLGSQKITIYPNPTKGELKIDITNLPQATNGLISITDMQGRVIYKSQNVNSTNTLSIANESAGNYVMKIVINGKSKEWLVVKQ; the protein is encoded by the coding sequence ATGAAAACTCTAACCCTGACAATTTCAATAATGCTTTTAAGCATAGCAGTTAAGTCACAGAATTACTATTTTGCTTACGATGCAAACGGTAATAGAACAACACGTGAGGTAATAGAATTGCCGCAAAGCACACCCGGGAAAAAAGATAAACCAAAAGATGAGACAGCTAAAAACAACACATCGGAAGAAAACAGTGGCGAAAACACAAATACTATTACAGATAATAGCACGCAAAATAATAATGCAAGTGAAAACCAAACAGCAAAAACTTACGAGGCAAGTTTAGGGAGCCAGAAAATAACTATTTATCCAAACCCCACAAAAGGCGAGCTAAAAATAGATATTACAAACCTGCCCCAAGCAACCAATGGCTTAATTTCAATAACTGATATGCAGGGAAGAGTAATTTATAAAAGCCAAAACGTGAATTCTACAAACACACTGAGCATAGCAAATGAGTCGGCAGGAAATTATGTAATGAAAATTGTTATAAACGGAAAGTCGAAGGAGTGGCTGGTAGTGAAGCAGTGA
- a CDS encoding GldM family protein — protein sequence MRKNIILIFCAITISFVNSIAQNKPANKEPLLKIGTYVFDTVKKIPMKEILKFEKLEVTNLNYSVVSYEISFISSDSVLYTRIYNNDKISPEIKEKIKKLEPGNRILFDSLKVRDKAGKTKLLRNAIIKLKVEPKSKEPVLKLGKYEIAAGTNIEIPIKDFLTFDGITINSPYTIISFDLTFQINNVVKIMNNESGKFSKQVKESFINLKPGKINIDNIKIKHEDGTKESFPAIDVIVKENPKPKDPILKIGNYVFETSKEVSLKDVVNFEKIEIDAPGYTIVSYDLSVFVDGLTYEVTSNTDKIPETIKQKLPKLKPGGNIVIENIKIKNADEKIINMPSVIIKVKK from the coding sequence ATGAGAAAAAATATAATTCTTATTTTCTGTGCTATTACTATATCCTTTGTTAATTCAATTGCACAAAATAAGCCGGCAAATAAAGAACCTTTACTTAAAATCGGAACTTATGTATTCGATACCGTGAAAAAAATTCCGATGAAAGAAATTTTAAAATTCGAAAAATTAGAAGTAACAAATTTGAATTATTCGGTTGTTTCTTATGAAATATCATTTATTTCGTCCGATAGTGTACTCTATACAAGAATATACAATAACGATAAAATTTCACCCGAAATAAAAGAAAAAATAAAAAAATTAGAACCCGGAAACAGAATTCTCTTCGACAGCCTGAAAGTAAGAGATAAAGCAGGAAAAACAAAATTATTACGCAATGCCATTATTAAATTAAAAGTAGAGCCGAAATCAAAAGAGCCCGTTCTTAAGTTAGGGAAATATGAAATTGCAGCGGGAACTAATATTGAAATTCCAATAAAAGATTTCTTAACTTTTGACGGAATTACAATAAATTCGCCATACACCATTATTTCATTCGACCTTACATTTCAAATAAACAATGTCGTAAAAATAATGAATAATGAGTCGGGTAAATTTTCAAAGCAGGTAAAAGAAAGTTTTATAAATTTAAAACCCGGCAAAATTAATATTGACAACATAAAAATAAAACACGAAGACGGAACCAAAGAGAGTTTTCCTGCTATTGATGTAATTGTTAAGGAAAATCCGAAACCTAAAGACCCTATTTTAAAAATCGGAAATTATGTTTTTGAAACATCAAAAGAAGTTTCGCTGAAAGATGTTGTTAACTTCGAGAAAATCGAAATTGATGCTCCTGGTTATACTATCGTATCATACGACCTTTCAGTGTTTGTTGACGGACTAACATACGAAGTAACAAGCAATACCGATAAAATCCCCGAAACAATAAAACAAAAACTTCCGAAACTAAAACCGGGAGGTAATATTGTTATTGAAAATATTAAAATTAAAAATGCTGACGAAAAAATAATCAACATGCCTTCAGTGATTATTAAAGTAAAAAAATAA
- the dnaN gene encoding DNA polymerase III subunit beta → MNFIVSSTLLLKNLQALSGVIGSNNTLPILDSFLFEISSNELVVSATDLETTMIAKINVQSKDSGSIAIPSKILLETLKAFPPDTPITFLIDNENYSIDISAIEGKYKLTGQNGKEFPKIPKVTGTTKFEIDADALYAAISKTLFATGTDDLRPVMTGVYCQFNKDDITFVATDAHKLVRYRRSDIKSEVAKTFVLPKKPLNQLKNTLGNLEKSKVKIESNDSNAFFSYENINLICRLIDGNYPNYEVVIPSDNPNKLNVDREVFLNSIKRVSIYSSQSTHQIRFKISGNEIRINADDPDYGNSAVERLTCKYKGEDLEIGFNSRFLIEMLSNIDTQTVNLEMSTPNRAGLIIPVDPENKSEDVLMLVMPVMLNY, encoded by the coding sequence ATGAATTTTATAGTTTCAAGTACGCTCTTGTTGAAAAATCTTCAGGCGCTAAGTGGTGTAATAGGTTCAAACAACACTTTACCTATCCTTGATAGTTTTTTATTTGAAATCAGCAGCAATGAGCTTGTTGTTTCTGCAACCGACCTCGAAACAACGATGATTGCAAAAATCAATGTTCAATCGAAAGATTCGGGAAGCATTGCCATTCCTTCAAAAATATTGCTGGAAACATTAAAAGCATTCCCTCCCGATACTCCCATAACTTTTCTTATTGATAATGAAAATTATTCTATTGATATTTCTGCAATAGAAGGAAAATATAAACTCACAGGGCAGAATGGCAAGGAATTTCCGAAAATTCCGAAAGTTACAGGCACAACAAAATTTGAAATTGATGCCGATGCATTATATGCAGCAATCAGCAAAACCCTCTTCGCCACAGGTACCGACGACCTACGACCTGTTATGACAGGTGTATATTGTCAGTTCAATAAAGATGATATCACATTTGTCGCTACCGATGCACACAAACTTGTAAGATATAGAAGAAGCGACATAAAATCAGAAGTTGCAAAAACATTTGTATTGCCTAAAAAGCCGTTAAATCAATTAAAAAATACACTTGGAAATCTCGAAAAAAGTAAAGTTAAAATTGAAAGCAACGACAGCAATGCATTTTTTAGTTATGAAAATATAAATTTAATTTGCCGCCTCATCGACGGAAATTATCCGAATTACGAAGTGGTTATCCCTTCCGATAACCCCAATAAACTTAATGTTGACAGAGAAGTTTTTCTTAATTCCATAAAAAGAGTTTCAATATATTCAAGCCAGTCAACACATCAGATAAGATTTAAAATAAGCGGAAACGAAATCAGAATAAATGCCGATGACCCCGATTATGGCAATTCTGCCGTTGAAAGGTTAACCTGTAAATATAAAGGCGAAGACCTTGAAATTGGCTTTAACTCAAGATTTCTCATAGAAATGCTATCCAATATTGACACGCAGACTGTAAATCTGGAAATGTCAACACCCAACAGGGCAGGTCTTATAATTCCTGTTGACCCCGAAAATAAAAGCGAAGATGTGCTGATGCTTGTTATGCCTGTTATGCTCAATTATTAA
- the gldG gene encoding gliding motility-associated ABC transporter substrate-binding protein GldG: MKFNFKKNKKEITSEEANNPISKDINKRRGVKKQNIREFAFGLLFIILLNFVGSYIYYRLDLTSEKRYTLSKTTKDLLKKLDDIVYFKIYLEGDFPSGFKRLRNETREMLDEFRAYSNNIEYEFVDPLENIDKKNKNEIIRQLMGKGLIPTQIQVKEGNGTSTKIIFPCASVVYKNRELPLQLLKTQSNVPSSEMLNNSVQALEYEISNVIRKHTIVFKQKVGFIEGHGELDTLLVDDIVKNLSEYYTVDRVLINGKLKSMKNFKAIIIAKPDSAFTDKDKFIIDQFIMNGGKVLWLIDRVYANMDSLRNSSETIAFPLDLNLDDQLFRYGVRINTNLIQDLYCLKIPLVTGFIGKQPQMSLMPWYYFPLIAPSTNHPIVNNLNIVKFEFAGTIDTINVSDIKKTILLASSKFSRVINAPARISIDIMRKNPDDLNFNNPYQTVAVLLEGKFESVFKNRLPSVIMENKEIAFREKSAPNKMIVVSDGDIIKNQVGVENGVPFAYPLGYDRYTNATFGNKNLIMNMMNYLCDDSGLISVRARELKMRLLDIAKIEKQKVKWQIINLCLPVLLVLFFGLLQNILRKRKYTL, from the coding sequence ATGAAATTTAATTTTAAAAAGAATAAAAAAGAGATTACGTCAGAAGAAGCAAATAATCCTATTTCTAAAGATATAAATAAAAGACGTGGCGTAAAAAAACAAAACATACGCGAATTTGCTTTCGGATTGCTCTTTATTATTCTTTTGAATTTTGTAGGTTCATACATTTATTACCGCCTCGACCTTACTTCCGAAAAAAGATATACGCTGTCGAAAACCACAAAGGACTTACTGAAAAAGCTTGATGACATTGTGTATTTCAAAATATATCTTGAAGGTGATTTTCCTTCAGGTTTCAAACGATTAAGAAATGAAACACGCGAAATGCTTGACGAATTCAGAGCATATTCAAATAATATAGAATACGAATTTGTTGACCCATTGGAAAATATTGATAAAAAAAATAAAAATGAAATAATAAGACAGCTAATGGGGAAAGGACTTATTCCCACACAAATTCAGGTTAAGGAAGGAAACGGAACATCCACAAAAATAATTTTTCCGTGTGCTTCTGTTGTTTATAAAAACAGGGAACTACCATTGCAGTTATTGAAAACTCAGTCCAATGTTCCTTCTTCGGAAATGCTAAATAATTCGGTGCAGGCACTTGAATATGAAATTTCAAATGTTATAAGAAAACATACTATTGTATTTAAACAAAAAGTAGGATTTATTGAAGGACACGGCGAACTCGATACTTTGCTTGTTGATGATATTGTAAAAAACCTATCCGAATATTACACCGTTGACAGAGTATTAATAAATGGCAAGTTAAAAAGCATGAAGAATTTTAAGGCAATAATTATTGCAAAACCCGATTCGGCTTTTACTGATAAAGATAAATTTATTATTGACCAGTTTATAATGAATGGCGGAAAAGTACTCTGGCTTATTGACAGAGTATATGCCAACATGGACAGCTTGCGCAATTCAAGTGAAACAATTGCTTTTCCTTTAGACCTGAATCTTGATGACCAGTTATTCCGATACGGAGTAAGAATAAATACAAATTTAATACAGGATTTATATTGCCTAAAAATTCCTTTAGTAACCGGTTTTATTGGCAAGCAACCACAAATGAGCTTAATGCCATGGTATTATTTCCCGCTTATCGCCCCTTCTACAAATCATCCAATAGTGAATAACCTTAATATTGTAAAATTTGAATTTGCCGGAACTATTGATACAATTAATGTTTCCGATATTAAAAAGACAATTTTACTTGCATCCTCAAAGTTCTCCAGAGTTATCAATGCGCCTGCACGAATAAGTATTGACATTATGAGAAAAAATCCCGATGATTTGAATTTTAATAACCCTTATCAAACTGTTGCCGTTTTGCTTGAAGGAAAATTCGAATCGGTTTTTAAAAACAGATTGCCCTCAGTAATTATGGAAAACAAGGAGATTGCTTTCAGAGAAAAAAGCGCACCTAACAAAATGATTGTCGTATCTGACGGCGATATTATTAAAAATCAGGTCGGCGTTGAAAATGGTGTTCCTTTTGCATATCCATTGGGTTACGACAGATATACAAATGCTACTTTCGGAAATAAAAATCTTATAATGAATATGATGAATTATCTATGTGATGATTCCGGACTTATATCTGTACGGGCAAGAGAGCTTAAAATGCGGCTTCTTGATATAGCAAAAATCGAAAAACAAAAAGTAAAATGGCAAATTATAAATTTATGTCTGCCTGTTTTATTAGTGTTGTTCTTCGGATTGCTACAAAATATTCTGAGGAAAAGAAAATACACATTGTAA
- a CDS encoding DUF1829 domain-containing protein, whose amino-acid sequence MKDLIHSYTEWLKQKINYKEINGYFEVTTPFVNHINDQIQFYLKRDDRDRIYMTDDGDTINNLEMAGVDVLTPARQKELHSILNGFGVLLKGNELTTMATPATFPMRKHNFIQAMLSVDDLFVVASPKVETFFLEDVTNFLQQNNIRFSPNIILQGKSSFQHKFDFLIPSSGKAPERIIKAVASPRKQNIIAQLFAFEDTKQARNNEGIVILNDLEKEVAPEVLQAIEEYGINDFSWKKKENWLDKLAA is encoded by the coding sequence ATGAAAGATTTAATTCATTCATACACCGAATGGCTGAAACAAAAAATCAATTACAAAGAGATAAATGGATACTTTGAAGTTACTACTCCATTTGTAAATCATATCAACGACCAGATTCAGTTTTATCTAAAACGCGATGACAGGGACCGTATTTATATGACCGATGATGGAGATACAATAAACAATCTTGAAATGGCAGGAGTTGATGTTCTCACACCTGCAAGACAAAAAGAATTGCATTCCATTTTAAATGGATTTGGTGTTTTATTAAAAGGAAATGAATTAACCACAATGGCAACTCCAGCAACCTTTCCTATGCGTAAACATAATTTTATTCAGGCAATGCTATCTGTTGATGATTTATTTGTTGTGGCTTCTCCCAAAGTAGAAACATTCTTTTTAGAAGATGTAACTAATTTCCTTCAGCAAAATAATATTCGTTTTTCTCCCAATATTATTTTACAAGGCAAAAGTTCTTTTCAGCATAAGTTTGATTTTCTTATTCCTTCCTCAGGAAAAGCTCCTGAAAGAATAATCAAAGCAGTAGCAAGTCCAAGAAAACAAAATATAATAGCACAACTTTTCGCTTTCGAAGATACCAAACAGGCACGTAATAATGAAGGTATAGTAATATTAAATGATTTGGAAAAAGAAGTGGCACCAGAAGTGCTGCAGGCAATTGAAGAATATGGTATCAATGATTTTTCATGGAAGAAAAAAGAAAATTGGTTAGATAAATTAGCTGCATAA
- the gldF gene encoding gliding motility-associated ABC transporter permease subunit GldF, which produces MITLLKKEINTFFGSLTGYIVIIVFLLINGLFLWVFPMDMNIFDSGWAGLDGFFMLAPWVFLFLIPAITMRLFADEKKSGTIELLLTKPLTDMQIVFAKYFAGFILVFLSLIPTLFYFISIYYLASPVGNIDIGGTWGSYIGLLFLGSGFVAIGLFSSSITDNQIVSFIVSVFLCGFIYMGFDFIYSFNLFGKIDLLIRNMGISAHYSSMSRGVIDTRDVLYFLSLITIFLLLTKTAIQSRKW; this is translated from the coding sequence ATGATAACATTACTAAAGAAAGAAATAAACACATTTTTTGGTTCATTAACCGGATATATTGTAATAATTGTATTTTTATTAATCAACGGGCTTTTCCTTTGGGTTTTCCCGATGGACATGAACATTTTCGACAGCGGATGGGCGGGACTTGATGGTTTCTTCATGCTTGCGCCATGGGTTTTTTTATTTCTAATTCCCGCAATCACCATGCGTTTGTTTGCCGACGAAAAAAAATCGGGAACAATCGAACTCCTGCTTACCAAACCATTAACAGATATGCAAATTGTTTTTGCAAAATATTTTGCCGGCTTCATTCTGGTGTTTCTTTCACTAATACCAACGTTGTTCTATTTTATTTCAATATATTATCTTGCAAGTCCGGTTGGAAATATTGATATTGGCGGAACATGGGGTTCATATATCGGATTGCTTTTTCTCGGCTCTGGTTTTGTTGCAATAGGTTTATTTTCATCCTCCATAACCGATAATCAAATTGTATCATTTATAGTATCGGTTTTCCTTTGCGGCTTTATATACATGGGATTTGATTTTATTTATTCATTTAACTTATTCGGTAAAATCGACCTGCTTATAAGAAATATGGGCATAAGTGCACATTATTCTTCAATGAGCAGAGGCGTGATTGATACAAGAGATGTTTTGTATTTTTTGAGCTTAATAACAATATTTTTGTTACTCACTAAAACTGCGATACAGAGTAGGAAATGGTAA
- a CDS encoding SAM-dependent chlorinase/fluorinase → MAIITLTTDWGLKDFYVGAFKGLIISNCPGATIIDISNEIPSFDILKASFVLKNSYNNFPKGTIHLVDINKWHERNTDLSFIAAEKNGSYFIGRDNGLFSLTFESFPETVVRITDDIEEDQHSLNIRDLYVKVIYHIFQGKSLDELGNKKSNWFEMKNMQPLTDKNVLIGSIIYIDSYGNAITNITRNLFNEVGKGRQYKIIFKREGYYDIDKISKNYHDIETGDRLALFNSSDYLEIAINEGNASSLIDLKYNETIRVEFFN, encoded by the coding sequence ATGGCGATAATTACATTAACAACTGACTGGGGCTTGAAAGATTTTTATGTCGGAGCTTTTAAGGGCTTGATAATATCAAATTGTCCGGGTGCAACAATTATTGACATATCAAATGAAATTCCTTCTTTTGATATCCTGAAAGCATCATTTGTTCTGAAAAATAGTTACAATAATTTCCCCAAAGGCACAATTCATCTGGTTGACATTAACAAGTGGCATGAAAGAAACACGGACTTGTCATTTATTGCAGCTGAGAAGAACGGAAGCTATTTTATAGGCAGGGATAACGGCTTGTTTTCTCTTACTTTTGAATCATTTCCCGAAACTGTTGTGCGAATAACTGACGATATTGAAGAAGACCAGCATAGTTTAAACATCAGGGACTTATATGTAAAAGTTATTTACCATATTTTTCAGGGTAAATCGCTTGATGAGCTTGGTAATAAAAAGAGCAACTGGTTTGAAATGAAAAATATGCAGCCATTGACAGACAAGAATGTTTTAATCGGAAGCATAATATACATTGATTCTTATGGAAATGCTATAACTAACATTACAAGAAATCTTTTTAATGAAGTCGGCAAGGGAAGACAATACAAAATAATTTTTAAAAGAGAAGGTTATTACGACATTGATAAAATAAGCAAAAATTATCACGACATTGAAACAGGCGACCGGCTTGCATTGTTTAATTCATCCGACTATCTCGAAATAGCCATTAATGAAGGCAATGCATCAAGTTTAATTGATTTGAAATATAATGAAACTATAAGAGTAGAGTTTTTTAATTAA
- a CDS encoding PhoH family protein, with product MHEKTIVVEDINPLDLYGVNDCNLEFLKKSFPHLKIIARNNIIKIIGNERETTNLVAKVELMFEHYEKFGKITENDIAELLDDNYKISSKSKDDSVLVHGNNGMYIKARSANQQKMVRSYENNDLIFSIGPAGTGKTYTAVALAVRALKNKEVKKIILTRPAVEAGEKLGFLPGDIRDKLDPYLQPLYDALRDMLPPEKLAKYIEDGTIQIAPLAYMRGRTLDNAVAILDEAQNSTEKQIKMFVTRMGKNSKFFVTGDITQIDLPKNEISGLAHAAKILKGIEGIDFIYMNDKDIVRHKLVVKIVDAYKKSE from the coding sequence ATGCACGAAAAAACAATTGTTGTTGAAGACATAAACCCTCTCGACCTTTATGGTGTTAATGATTGCAATCTGGAATTTCTAAAAAAAAGTTTTCCGCATTTAAAAATCATAGCCCGCAACAATATTATCAAAATTATTGGTAATGAAAGGGAAACTACTAATCTGGTTGCTAAAGTGGAACTGATGTTTGAACATTACGAAAAGTTCGGTAAAATAACAGAAAACGACATAGCTGAATTGCTTGATGATAATTATAAAATATCTTCGAAAAGCAAAGATGATTCGGTTCTTGTTCATGGAAATAACGGAATGTACATTAAAGCTCGTTCTGCAAACCAGCAGAAAATGGTGAGAAGCTATGAAAATAATGATTTGATTTTTTCAATCGGACCCGCAGGTACCGGAAAAACATATACAGCCGTTGCATTGGCAGTGAGAGCATTGAAAAATAAAGAAGTAAAAAAAATAATTTTAACACGCCCGGCTGTTGAAGCCGGCGAAAAACTTGGTTTTCTTCCGGGTGATATTCGCGATAAACTCGACCCATATCTGCAACCTCTGTACGATGCATTAAGAGACATGTTACCTCCGGAAAAACTTGCTAAATATATTGAAGACGGAACAATACAAATTGCACCACTTGCATACATGCGCGGGCGAACTCTCGATAATGCAGTTGCAATACTTGATGAAGCACAAAATTCAACCGAAAAACAAATAAAAATGTTTGTCACACGAATGGGGAAAAATTCAAAATTTTTTGTTACGGGCGATATTACACAAATTGATTTACCGAAAAACGAAATATCAGGACTTGCACACGCGGCAAAAATACTGAAGGGTATTGAAGGTATTGATTTTATATACATGAACGATAAAGATATAGTACGTCATAAGCTTGTTGTGAAAATTGTTGATGCGTATAAAAAAAGTGAATAA